From the Candidatus Peregrinibacteria bacterium genome, one window contains:
- a CDS encoding TVP38/TMEM64 family protein, whose product MRNKKILSYIRLFFGILWASVLLGGLCWIFSYVLKYGWNETKTSLQTLIASKGESAIFYYLLLFSLRSFLFLPSTALVFLAGMLFDPLSAFFFALIGTTISLSLVYLGAQFLGKEFVQSHENEWFQRIDKTLSQQGFFATLILILLPLLPADSIAIVAGVTQISFLDFFLGILIGSAATVAPFVLLGNSLTHIVSLSIAILSFLFAIIITLWAWNHPHFRSLFQKK is encoded by the coding sequence ATGAGAAACAAGAAGATTCTTTCATACATTCGGCTCTTCTTTGGGATCCTCTGGGCATCTGTTTTGCTCGGTGGTCTCTGTTGGATTTTTTCTTATGTTCTCAAATACGGATGGAATGAAACAAAAACGTCTCTTCAAACTCTCATTGCCTCAAAAGGCGAGAGTGCGATATTCTACTACCTACTCCTTTTTTCACTCCGAAGCTTTCTCTTCCTTCCTTCCACTGCGCTTGTCTTTTTGGCAGGTATGCTCTTTGACCCCCTCTCGGCTTTTTTCTTTGCTCTCATCGGAACTACTATCTCTCTTTCTCTTGTCTATCTGGGGGCGCAGTTTCTGGGAAAGGAATTCGTACAATCACACGAAAACGAGTGGTTTCAGCGCATTGACAAAACACTTTCACAACAAGGATTTTTTGCAACACTTATCCTCATTCTTCTCCCTCTTCTCCCCGCAGATTCCATTGCTATTGTGGCAGGAGTTACTCAGATTTCATTTCTCGACTTTTTTCTTGGCATTCTTATAGGTTCCGCGGCAACCGTTGCACCATTTGTGCTCCTCGGAAATTCCCTGACGCATATAGTCAGTCTTAGTATTGCTATTTTGTCATTTCTGTTTGCCATTATCATCACTCTGTGGGCATGGAACCATCCACATTTTCGAAGTTTGTTTCAAAAAAAATGA
- a CDS encoding DUF45 domain-containing protein: protein MHFLKRKCGWITAQLKDLKRLQKIEERKEYISGESFLYLGRQYKLIVKNGKKTLSTLRMERLSWRQGRMLMIQKKMKSS from the coding sequence ATCCATTTTTTGAAGCGTAAATGTGGATGGATTACTGCTCAACTAAAAGATCTGAAACGATTGCAAAAAATTGAAGAAAGAAAAGAATATATCTCAGGAGAGTCATTTCTTTATCTTGGTCGGCAATATAAATTGATTGTTAAAAATGGGAAAAAAACTCTGTCCACTTTGAGAATGGAAAGATTATCTTGGAGACAAGGGAGAATGTTAATGATTCAGAAAAAAATGAAGAGCTCATAG
- a CDS encoding Fic family protein, producing MKNMEDLLFHHRFQNISASIWEKIVRIENLKGQWISGAKLSPQILGRLKKSVLVTSTGASTRIEGSKLSDEEVEKLMKGLSVQKFSDRDTQEVQGYYELLHDVFDSWKHIHLTENNIKNLHQQMLKYAEKDQLHRGEYKKKENKVHMVNDVGESIGILFDTTEAFLTPKQMQELVEWTNEALSKNTFHPLLILGHFIVEFLHIHPFEDGNGRISRILTNLLLLQNDFAYMPYVSHEKIIEINKAEYYLALRKTQNTLRKNAEEQDITPWLEFFLSMVLEQSKQAIELLSSANLEKLLTAKQLTVWEYIQSVEFASPREISEKTGIAYATVRQSLEKLLKLKKIERLGQGRGTVYKVNSIIK from the coding sequence ATGAAAAATATGGAGGACTTGTTATTTCATCATCGGTTTCAAAATATTTCTGCTTCCATTTGGGAAAAGATTGTGCGAATAGAAAACCTCAAAGGGCAGTGGATTTCTGGAGCAAAGCTTTCTCCTCAGATATTGGGACGACTCAAAAAATCTGTGCTCGTTACTTCTACTGGGGCATCTACTCGTATTGAAGGGTCCAAGCTTTCTGATGAAGAAGTAGAAAAACTTATGAAAGGCTTATCAGTACAGAAATTTTCAGATCGGGATACTCAAGAGGTTCAGGGATATTATGAACTCCTTCATGATGTTTTCGATTCTTGGAAACACATTCATCTCACGGAAAATAATATCAAAAATCTGCATCAACAAATGCTCAAATATGCAGAAAAAGATCAACTCCATCGAGGAGAATACAAAAAGAAAGAAAACAAAGTTCATATGGTCAATGATGTTGGGGAATCCATTGGAATTCTTTTTGATACTACGGAAGCCTTTCTTACGCCCAAGCAGATGCAAGAGTTGGTGGAATGGACAAATGAGGCTTTGTCTAAAAATACTTTCCACCCTTTGCTTATTCTTGGACATTTCATTGTTGAATTTTTGCATATCCATCCTTTTGAAGATGGAAATGGTCGTATCTCACGAATTTTGACAAATCTGCTCTTGCTTCAAAATGATTTTGCATACATGCCATATGTTTCGCATGAAAAAATTATTGAAATCAATAAAGCGGAATATTATCTGGCTCTCAGAAAAACACAGAACACATTAAGAAAGAATGCAGAAGAGCAAGATATTACTCCGTGGTTAGAATTTTTTCTTTCGATGGTATTGGAGCAATCAAAACAGGCTATTGAACTTCTTTCGAGTGCGAATCTAGAAAAATTACTCACCGCTAAGCAGTTAACCGTTTGGGAATATATTCAATCGGTTGAATTTGCAAGTCCCAGAGAAATTTCTGAGAAAACTGGAATTGCTTATGCAACGGTTCGTCAGTCGCTTGAGAAATTACTAAAACTAAAAAAGATTGAACGACTGGGGCAAGGGCGAGGGACGGTGTATAAAGTTAATTCTATAATAAAATGA
- a CDS encoding DUF45 domain-containing protein — protein sequence METRENVNDSEKNEELIESWYEKRAKLIFFERYRQMLKKFDYDFAPELALRKMPKRWGSFLSKKKVLLNPELVKASKECIDYVITHELCHMKYQNHSKEYYRFLTSKCPNWKSIKDQLELKFSKN from the coding sequence TTGGAGACAAGGGAGAATGTTAATGATTCAGAAAAAAATGAAGAGCTCATAGAATCATGGTACGAGAAAAGAGCAAAACTGATATTCTTTGAACGCTATAGGCAGATGTTAAAGAAATTTGACTACGACTTTGCCCCCGAACTCGCCCTTAGGAAAATGCCAAAACGATGGGGCAGTTTTCTTTCAAAAAAGAAAGTATTACTGAATCCTGAGCTCGTAAAAGCATCTAAGGAATGCATTGATTATGTCATTACCCATGAACTTTGCCATATGAAATACCAAAACCACAGCAAGGAATACTATCGATTCTTGACCTCAAAATGTCCAAACTGGAAGAGCATCAAGGATCAGCTTGAGCTCAAGTTTTCAAAAAACTAA